In Candidatus Paceibacterota bacterium, the sequence CTCCAGAACCAAACGCTTATTCGCAAGATTGATTCTGAATTAATTAATTATTATATCCCCTTCATACCGCCGCCAGTTGCATTTATTGTGTTGCGTTTGGTTTGTTTTGCGAATAACTGGAGGTTGTATTACGGGGCATATTCTCATCTTATCTTAAAAACTTGTTTTTTTCAATTAATCTGCTATCATTAGAAAATGATGCGCGCCCCCGTGGCGTAATGGATAGCGTGTAAGTCTTCGGAACTTAAGGTGAGGGTTCGAATCCTTCCGGGGGCACAGACAAGCCCCTGTATCTCAATTGGTAGAGCAGATCCCTCTTAAGGATAAGGTTCCGCGCCTGTCCCGCACCAATTATGCCCTGCTAGCTCAATTGGTAGAGCAGATCCCTCTTAAGGATAAGGTTGCAGGTTCGAGCCCTGCGCGGGGCACAGCAATAATTTTTAAACAAAAACATATGCTTTCACAACAAGAAAAAGAAAAAATAATCAAAAATTACAAGTTGCACGACGTAGATACCGGTTCTCCGGAAGTGCAGGTTGCTTTATTAACCGAAGAAATAAAACAGCTGCTTTTGCATTTAAAAATGCACGCCAAAGACGTCCACTCAAAAAGAGGACTATTGAAAATGGTTTCAAAAAGGAGAAGCCTGCTCGGTTATTTAAAGAAGGAAAGTGCAAAAAGATATAACAGTATAATCAAAAAAATAGGATTGAAAAAATAAACATGGTTATCAAACATTCAGGCCAAAGAGTGGCCGTATTGATCGACGTTCAAAATCTTTACCATTCTGCTAAAAATCTGCATGGAGCCCGAGTTAACTTCGGAGCCATTTTAAAAGTGGCTGTTTCCAACAGAAACCTAATCAGGGCTTTTGCCTATGTCGTCAAAACAAAGACTGGGGAAGAAAAACCT encodes:
- the rpsO gene encoding 30S ribosomal protein S15, whose product is MLSQQEKEKIIKNYKLHDVDTGSPEVQVALLTEEIKQLLLHLKMHAKDVHSKRGLLKMVSKRRSLLGYLKKESAKRYNSIIKKIGLKK